A single Carettochelys insculpta isolate YL-2023 chromosome 2, ASM3395843v1, whole genome shotgun sequence DNA region contains:
- the CLXN gene encoding calaxin — protein sequence MNQKKLQKLAESLCRTAKHFNKTEVECLIKLFHTLVLEPSDRRAVIGLDRNMFRNILHVTFGMTDDMIMDRVFRAFDKDNDSCVSVTEWVEGLSIFLRGTLEEKMKYCFEVYDLNGDGYISREEMFHMLKNSLLKQPSEEDPDEGIKDLVEITLKKMDYDHDGKLSYTDFEKAVRDENLLLEAFGPCLPDFKSSMAFEMQAFQETGDL from the exons ATGAACCAGAAGAAGCTGCAGAAGCTCGCGGAGTCACTGTGCAGGACCGCGAAGCATT TCAATAAAACTGAAGTGGAATGTCTCATAAAGCTCTTCCACACCCTGGTGCTTGAACCCAGCGATCGGCGTGCAGTTATTGGCTTAGATCGTAACATGTTCAGAAATATTCTGCATGTCACATTTGGGATGACAGATGACATGATTATGGACAGAG tgtTCCGTGCTTTTGACAAAGACAATGATAGCTGTGTCAGTGTAACAGAATGGGTAGAAGGGTTATCAATATTTCTTCGAGGGACATTAGAAGAAAAGATGAAAT atTGTTTTGAGGTCTATGATCTGAATGGTGACGGATACATTTCACGAGAGGAAATGTTTCATATGCTGAAGAACAGCCTGCTGAAACAACCATCAGAAGAAGATCCTGATGAGGGAATTAAGGACTTGGTAGaaataacactgaagaaaatg GACTATGATCATGATGGCAAACTCTCTTATACAGATTTTGAAAAAGCTGTTAGAGACGAAAATCTTCTCTTGGAAGCATTTGGACCATGTCTGCCAGACTTCAAG